The following coding sequences are from one Treponema bryantii window:
- the metF gene encoding methylenetetrahydrofolate reductase [NAD(P)H] — MIDNSIFDNKTVFSFEVFPPKRSSSIETIYSTLDELSDLSPDFISVTYGAGGSENCSNTLEIAKRIKKSCNVESVVHLPCLHLSKAEAATMLQQFSENGIENILVLRGDRIEGRAPAGDFLHASDLSSFIKVTTGNSFHLSAACYPENHPESESIFSDLNNLKLKVDSGCNHLISQLFFDNHIFYRFIENCRLAGIDAPVEAGIMPVINRAQIERMVSRCGVVLPEKFKVMLDKYGDNDEAIMDAGIAYAVNQIIDLVSHGVDGIHLYTMNKPVVARKIYEAVKNIISIPKTPALAS; from the coding sequence ATGATAGATAACAGCATTTTCGACAATAAAACAGTTTTTTCATTCGAGGTGTTTCCTCCAAAACGCAGTTCTTCAATAGAAACTATTTATAGTACATTAGATGAACTTTCTGATCTTTCTCCGGATTTCATAAGTGTTACTTACGGAGCCGGTGGAAGTGAAAACTGCTCAAACACTCTGGAAATTGCCAAACGAATTAAAAAGTCCTGTAATGTCGAAAGTGTGGTTCATCTTCCCTGCCTTCATCTTTCAAAAGCAGAAGCAGCCACTATGCTCCAGCAATTCAGCGAGAATGGTATAGAAAACATATTAGTACTCCGTGGAGACAGAATTGAAGGCAGAGCACCTGCAGGAGATTTTCTTCATGCCTCTGATTTGAGCAGTTTTATAAAAGTAACTACGGGCAATAGCTTTCATCTTTCTGCAGCCTGCTATCCAGAAAATCATCCTGAATCAGAAAGTATTTTTTCTGATCTTAATAATCTGAAATTAAAAGTGGACAGCGGCTGCAATCATCTTATTTCACAATTGTTTTTTGATAATCATATCTTCTATAGATTTATTGAAAACTGTCGTCTTGCAGGAATAGATGCTCCTGTTGAAGCTGGAATCATGCCAGTTATAAACCGTGCACAAATTGAAAGAATGGTCAGCCGCTGCGGCGTAGTACTTCCGGAAAAGTTTAAAGTTATGCTCGATAAATATGGTGATAATGACGAAGCAATTATGGATGCAGGAATAGCCTATGCCGTAAATCAGATTATTGATTTAGTCAGTCATGGAGTTGATGGAATCCATCTTTACACAATGAATAAACCTGTTGTTGCAAGAAAGATTTATGAAGCAGTAAAGAATATTATTTCGATTCCAAAAACTCCAGCACTTGCTTCCTGA
- a CDS encoding RrF2 family transcriptional regulator has translation MYKISTRGQYALLIMTELAEQPEGKFISLKLLSHRHNLSVKYLEQILIQLSKAGLVIGVRGSNGGYRLVKKTEDYTTGEILRALEGDLSPVGESHSNVISNVGNDDYWKDFEHVINDYVDSVTLNTLVEKNKADFGEMYYI, from the coding sequence ATGTATAAAATTTCAACTCGTGGACAGTATGCTCTGCTGATTATGACAGAGCTCGCCGAACAGCCTGAGGGTAAATTTATTTCTCTTAAGCTGTTGTCTCACAGACATAATCTTTCTGTAAAGTATCTGGAGCAGATTCTGATTCAGTTGAGTAAGGCTGGTCTTGTGATTGGAGTACGCGGAAGCAATGGCGGTTACAGACTTGTAAAGAAAACTGAAGATTATACAACCGGAGAGATTCTTCGTGCACTGGAAGGTGATCTGTCACCGGTAGGTGAGTCGCATAGTAATGTAATCAGCAATGTTGGAAATGACGATTACTGGAAAGATTTTGAGCATGTAATCAACGATTATGTTGACTCTGTGACACTCAACACGCTGGTTGAAAAAAATAAGGCTGACTTTGGCGAAATGTATTACATTTAA
- the metE gene encoding 5-methyltetrahydropteroyltriglutamate--homocysteine S-methyltransferase, with the protein MKTSVIGFPRVGANRELKFASEKYFAGKITAEELQATARELRKNAWLLQKNTGIDFISSNDFSFYDNMLDTSFMLGVIPQRYKALCLSKLDTFFAMARGYQSDKGDVTALPMKKWFNTNYHYIVPEFDDSVDIQLDDTKAQEEYNEAKAHGVQTKVDVIGPYTFLKLSHFTGSKQLKDFSAKTAEAYKQLLANAKSWGAKWIQIDEPALVLDMTDEDKALFSDLYKIILENKQIKVLLQTYFGDVRDYYKELLSFDFDGIGLDFVEGKETLNLLKTGTKENCTLFAGVLCGKNIWKNNYAKTSALLETIQSNWKGEVAISTSCSLLHVPYTVKNEQKLDQNILKYFAFAEEKLTELSDLAANNQKAFAENKALFETERVAKNSDIASKIANLKKEDFVRQPAFAEREAIQKKEFQLPLFPTTTIGSFPQTQDVRANRSGFKKGTVSKEDYVKFNQKKIAECIALQEEIGLDVLVHGEFERNDMVEYFGENLDGYIFTQNAWVQSYGTRCVKPPVVWGDVSRRNPITVEWSKFAQSCADKNSKKPVKGMLTGPVTILNWSFPREDISLKESAYQIALAIREEVLDLEKAGIRIIQIDEAALKEKLPLRKEDWHSEYLDWTIPAFNLVHSGCKPQTQIHTHMCYSEFIPIIKNIDDMDADVITFEASRSNLEILKALKDNNFRTEVGPGVYDIHSPRVPSVEEIVNAVEKMKTYIPQSKLWINPDCGLKTRGETETVASLKNLVAAAKQVRN; encoded by the coding sequence TTGAAAACATCAGTTATAGGATTTCCAAGAGTTGGTGCAAACCGTGAACTTAAATTTGCATCAGAAAAGTATTTCGCAGGTAAAATTACTGCTGAAGAATTACAGGCCACTGCCAGAGAATTACGTAAGAATGCCTGGCTTTTGCAGAAAAATACAGGAATTGATTTTATCAGTTCAAATGATTTTTCTTTCTACGATAACATGCTCGACACAAGCTTTATGCTCGGTGTAATTCCACAGCGCTACAAGGCACTTTGCCTCTCAAAGCTTGATACTTTCTTTGCAATGGCACGAGGCTATCAGTCAGACAAGGGAGACGTAACTGCCCTTCCAATGAAAAAATGGTTCAATACAAACTATCATTATATTGTTCCAGAATTTGATGATTCAGTAGATATTCAGCTTGATGATACAAAGGCACAGGAAGAATACAACGAAGCTAAGGCTCATGGAGTTCAGACAAAGGTTGATGTAATCGGCCCATACACATTCTTAAAGCTCAGCCACTTTACAGGCAGCAAACAGCTTAAAGATTTTTCTGCAAAGACTGCAGAGGCTTATAAACAGCTTTTAGCAAATGCAAAAAGCTGGGGTGCAAAATGGATTCAGATTGATGAACCAGCTTTAGTTCTTGATATGACAGATGAAGACAAAGCTCTCTTCTCAGATTTATATAAAATCATTCTTGAAAATAAGCAGATTAAAGTTTTGCTTCAGACATATTTTGGAGATGTCCGCGATTATTATAAGGAACTTCTTTCATTTGATTTTGATGGAATCGGTCTTGATTTTGTTGAAGGAAAAGAAACTCTTAATCTTCTTAAAACCGGCACAAAAGAAAACTGTACATTATTCGCAGGTGTACTCTGCGGAAAAAACATCTGGAAAAACAACTATGCAAAAACCTCTGCCCTTCTTGAAACAATTCAGTCAAACTGGAAAGGCGAAGTTGCAATTTCAACTTCCTGCTCACTTCTTCATGTTCCATACACAGTAAAGAACGAACAGAAGCTTGATCAGAATATCTTAAAATACTTTGCATTTGCAGAAGAAAAACTTACAGAACTTTCTGATTTAGCTGCAAACAACCAGAAGGCTTTCGCAGAAAATAAAGCACTTTTCGAAACAGAACGTGTTGCTAAAAATTCTGACATCGCTTCAAAGATTGCAAATCTAAAAAAAGAAGATTTTGTACGCCAGCCTGCCTTTGCAGAACGTGAAGCAATTCAGAAAAAAGAATTCCAGCTTCCTTTATTCCCTACAACAACAATCGGATCTTTCCCACAGACTCAGGATGTTCGTGCAAACCGCTCTGGCTTTAAGAAAGGAACTGTTTCAAAAGAAGATTACGTAAAGTTCAATCAGAAAAAAATTGCTGAATGTATTGCCCTTCAGGAAGAGATTGGTCTTGATGTTTTAGTTCACGGTGAGTTTGAACGCAACGACATGGTTGAATACTTTGGAGAAAACCTCGACGGTTACATCTTTACACAGAATGCCTGGGTACAGTCTTATGGAACACGTTGTGTTAAACCGCCTGTAGTCTGGGGTGATGTAAGCCGAAGAAATCCAATCACAGTTGAATGGTCAAAGTTCGCTCAGAGCTGTGCAGACAAAAATTCAAAGAAGCCTGTAAAAGGAATGCTCACAGGCCCTGTAACAATTTTGAACTGGTCTTTCCCACGTGAAGATATCAGCCTCAAAGAAAGTGCATATCAGATTGCCCTTGCAATCCGCGAAGAAGTTTTAGACCTCGAAAAAGCAGGTATCAGAATCATTCAGATTGATGAAGCAGCCCTCAAGGAAAAACTCCCACTCAGAAAAGAAGACTGGCATTCAGAATATCTTGACTGGACAATTCCTGCCTTTAATCTCGTTCACTCTGGTTGTAAACCACAGACACAGATTCACACTCACATGTGTTATTCAGAGTTCATTCCTATCATTAAAAATATTGATGATATGGATGCAGATGTTATCACCTTTGAAGCAAGCCGTTCTAACCTTGAGATTCTGAAAGCTCTTAAGGACAATAATTTCCGTACTGAAGTTGGCCCTGGAGTTTATGACATTCACTCACCTCGCGTTCCTTCAGTCGAAGAAATTGTAAATGCCGTAGAAAAAATGAAGACTTATATTCCTCAAAGCAAACTCTGGATTAACCCTGACTGTGGATTAAAAACCCGCGGTGAAACAGAAACAGTTGCAAGTCTTAAAAATCTTGTTGCAGCAGCAAAACAGGTAAGGAACTAA
- a CDS encoding nitrogenase component 1 has product MAKILDQPRYKCALAAMQTVHAITGAIPVLHSGPGCAAKLNDNNGTSGRFSPNIFPCSSVSEKEVVFGGTGKLRSTIENALKVIDADLFVVLSGCTSEIIGDDIEEVAGNFENAEKPVLWAKTPGFKGNNYLGHDWILKSIFEQYLEREEVVTAYSDADGEVKKEKGLVNLFVAPPQQDPYWLGNLREIENLLTAIGLKPNTIFGFGRGIENLKKIPQAEYTILVSPWVGLESAKYLERRFGIKLLQYPVLPIGATETTKFLRTVQEFTGADKELTEKVITEKEAEFYYYIERFADTLLETRILGKRFTVASDSEYAIAVTKFLVNDMGLFPEKIFITDDAPKVHQQKIIDEVNNLNYGITTQVQFTTDGHDIHEQIKNADFAGTPLIIGSNWEKKLAAEIGGHFVNVSYPMLEKLVINDHIAGYSGGLHLLEQIFTAAMSKLKL; this is encoded by the coding sequence ATGGCAAAAATACTGGATCAGCCGCGGTACAAATGTGCTCTTGCCGCAATGCAGACTGTTCACGCAATTACAGGTGCAATTCCTGTTTTGCACTCTGGACCTGGATGTGCTGCAAAATTAAATGATAACAACGGAACAAGCGGACGTTTCAGCCCGAATATTTTTCCGTGTAGTTCTGTAAGTGAAAAAGAAGTTGTTTTTGGTGGAACCGGAAAACTTCGTTCTACTATTGAAAATGCTCTGAAAGTTATTGATGCCGATTTATTCGTTGTCCTTTCGGGCTGTACCAGTGAAATTATTGGTGATGACATTGAAGAAGTTGCAGGCAATTTTGAAAATGCCGAAAAGCCTGTTCTTTGGGCAAAAACTCCTGGGTTTAAGGGAAATAACTATCTTGGTCACGACTGGATTTTGAAATCAATTTTTGAACAGTATCTGGAACGTGAAGAGGTTGTTACAGCCTACTCTGATGCAGACGGAGAAGTAAAAAAAGAAAAAGGTCTTGTAAATCTTTTTGTGGCTCCTCCTCAGCAGGATCCTTACTGGCTCGGAAACCTTCGCGAAATTGAAAATCTTCTTACTGCAATCGGGCTTAAGCCAAACACAATTTTTGGATTTGGCCGCGGAATCGAAAATCTTAAAAAGATTCCTCAGGCAGAATACACAATTCTTGTTTCGCCTTGGGTTGGTCTTGAAAGTGCAAAGTATCTTGAGCGCCGTTTTGGAATTAAGCTTTTGCAGTACCCGGTTCTTCCTATTGGTGCGACAGAAACTACAAAGTTCCTTCGTACAGTTCAGGAGTTCACAGGTGCAGATAAAGAACTGACTGAAAAAGTTATCACAGAAAAAGAAGCTGAATTCTATTACTATATCGAACGCTTTGCTGACACTCTTCTTGAAACCCGTATTCTTGGAAAGCGCTTTACAGTTGCCAGCGACAGTGAATATGCAATTGCCGTAACAAAGTTCCTTGTAAATGATATGGGTCTCTTCCCTGAAAAGATTTTCATTACTGATGACGCTCCAAAAGTACATCAGCAGAAGATTATTGATGAAGTAAATAATCTGAACTACGGAATTACAACTCAGGTTCAGTTTACAACTGATGGTCATGATATACACGAGCAGATTAAGAATGCTGATTTTGCAGGTACTCCTTTGATTATCGGTTCAAACTGGGAAAAGAAGCTTGCCGCTGAAATTGGCGGTCACTTTGTAAACGTAAGCTACCCAATGCTCGAAAAACTCGTAATAAATGATCACATTGCCGGCTATTCTGGAGGACTTCACCTCCTCGAACAGATATTTACTGCTGCTATGAGTAAGCTGAAGCTGTAG
- a CDS encoding LysR family transcriptional regulator, translating to MTIQQLKYAVAVAEYGNVTAASQKVYISQPSLTVAIHELEKEIGISIFSRTNKGVVVTNEGREFLGYARQVLEQTSLLEEKYLGNKTKQKRFSVTCQHYSFAVNAFVDVIKKYGGSEYDYTLRESQTSQIIDDVAKLNSEIGILYLNKKNTEIILKLLKKNDLVFKELFTAEPHVFISKNNPLAKKKTVCLEDLEAYPYLTYEQGEYNSFYFGEEPLPAIDHKLNIKVTDRATLFNLLIGLNGYTVCSGVIDSKLNGSSIISRPLELDDYMKVGVVTHKNVVLSQYALSYLEAIKTYIP from the coding sequence ATGACAATACAGCAGTTAAAATATGCAGTTGCCGTTGCTGAATACGGAAATGTTACGGCGGCAAGCCAGAAAGTTTATATTTCACAGCCGAGTCTTACAGTTGCAATTCATGAACTGGAAAAGGAAATAGGAATTTCTATTTTTTCAAGAACTAATAAAGGTGTTGTTGTTACAAATGAGGGAAGGGAGTTTTTAGGTTATGCCCGACAGGTTCTTGAACAGACTTCACTTCTGGAAGAAAAATATCTTGGAAATAAAACGAAGCAGAAAAGATTCAGTGTAACGTGCCAGCATTATTCTTTTGCAGTAAATGCTTTTGTTGATGTCATCAAAAAGTATGGCGGCTCTGAATATGATTATACATTACGTGAAAGTCAGACGAGTCAGATTATTGATGATGTTGCAAAATTAAACAGTGAAATCGGTATTCTTTATCTTAATAAAAAAAATACGGAAATAATTTTAAAACTTCTGAAAAAAAATGATCTGGTATTTAAAGAACTGTTTACTGCAGAACCTCATGTTTTTATTTCAAAAAATAATCCGCTGGCAAAAAAGAAAACTGTCTGTCTTGAGGATCTGGAAGCCTATCCGTATCTGACTTATGAACAGGGTGAATATAATTCCTTTTACTTTGGCGAAGAGCCGCTCCCTGCAATTGATCATAAGTTGAATATTAAAGTAACGGATCGTGCAACACTTTTTAATCTTTTAATCGGTTTGAATGGATATACAGTCTGTTCTGGTGTTATTGATAGCAAATTGAATGGAAGCAGTATTATTTCAAGGCCCCTTGAGCTGGATGATTATATGAAAGTTGGGGTTGTGACTCATAAAAATGTAGTTCTTTCTCAATATGCGCTCTCTTATTTAGAGGCAATAAAGACTTATATTCCTTAA
- a CDS encoding cysteine synthase family protein, whose protein sequence is MAKNIHESLTELVGNTPLVRLHGYEKKLGLKAHLLAKVEYFNPIGSIKDRIVLRIIEDAEREGKIKPGVTTLIEYTSGNTGIAVSAIGAMKGYDVTIYLQDGTSQERFDIMRAFGANVTRISNVPEIQDALKTTNGDFVAATNILKQHIRDRQAAGEDIFFVDQMLNPKNPLAHHDTTGLEIWEQTEGDLAAVVSAVGTGGTIRGISDYVKSKNPAVKVVAVEPALDATALTGIHNFTEVPQERVPVTVRNTTGVYDEVLIATVKPSFEAARIVAKSDGVLVGNSSGAALWGATELAKRPEYEGKNIVVVFPDTGLRYLSTDLFKE, encoded by the coding sequence ATGGCAAAAAATATACACGAATCACTGACAGAACTCGTTGGAAATACACCGCTGGTACGACTCCACGGCTATGAAAAAAAACTTGGACTTAAGGCTCACCTTCTTGCAAAGGTCGAATACTTCAACCCGATTGGAAGCATTAAGGACCGCATTGTTCTGCGCATTATTGAAGATGCAGAACGTGAAGGAAAAATCAAACCGGGTGTAACAACTTTGATTGAATATACAAGTGGTAACACTGGAATTGCAGTAAGTGCTATTGGTGCAATGAAGGGCTATGATGTAACAATTTACCTTCAGGATGGAACAAGCCAGGAACGCTTCGACATCATGAGGGCCTTTGGTGCAAATGTAACCCGCATAAGCAATGTACCAGAAATCCAGGATGCGTTGAAAACAACAAACGGAGACTTTGTTGCCGCTACCAATATTTTGAAGCAGCATATCCGCGACCGTCAGGCTGCAGGAGAGGACATCTTTTTTGTAGACCAGATGCTCAATCCAAAAAATCCTCTGGCTCACCACGACACAACAGGCTTGGAAATCTGGGAGCAGACAGAAGGCGACCTTGCGGCAGTTGTAAGTGCTGTTGGAACAGGTGGAACAATCCGCGGAATCAGTGATTATGTGAAGTCAAAAAATCCAGCTGTAAAAGTTGTTGCAGTTGAGCCAGCACTGGATGCAACTGCCCTTACTGGTATTCACAACTTTACAGAAGTTCCACAGGAGCGCGTTCCTGTTACTGTTCGCAATACTACCGGTGTTTATGACGAGGTTCTTATTGCAACTGTAAAGCCTTCTTTCGAGGCAGCCCGAATTGTTGCAAAGTCTGATGGTGTCTTAGTTGGAAATTCAAGCGGTGCAGCTCTTTGGGGAGCAACAGAACTAGCAAAACGTCCAGAGTATGAAGGAAAGAACATTGTTGTTGTCTTCCCTGACACCGGATTACGCTATTTGAGTACAGATTTATTCAAGGAATAA
- a CDS encoding nitrogenase component 1: MPYNFKNANIAIRENRLGSITGFVGDLETLVKKSEDGTLRNRERCFSQSSSCLSGCALNALAAIRNVAVVYHAPAGCTAMASNDAVKFGQIAARVNKTTNSVFVCTDLNEKDTVFGATNDLRKIIHHTYNTYKPDAIFVSTSCVSGVTGEDVDGVASDINDELPIPVIPVHCEGFKSRIWASGFDISDHAVLQGIVQPPKQKRRTINIKNFYESARPQITKIFNEVFDAEPQFLYCNSTIEELSHLSEALATVCICGTLGTYLGNALEETYGVPYVRTLNHSGITGFETWLRAIGDTIGKRAEAEAYIEKQRAIYLPQIEEVTKSLKGLSAVIGMGPGFTYEIARVLQEFGMNVEYALAWHYDYKYDNGEVPPALEHLLKTSPKDMKVAVADQQNYEVLNILNHYKPDVYFSRHPGTTVWAIKQGYAAVFVADEYTVFGYEGTLSFAKLIRDTVTNRSFEKNLAARIKLPYTKWWYEQNADKFIKDEVKK, from the coding sequence ATGCCTTATAATTTTAAGAACGCAAATATAGCAATACGCGAGAACCGACTTGGTTCAATTACAGGTTTCGTTGGAGACCTTGAAACTCTGGTAAAAAAATCTGAAGACGGAACACTGCGCAACCGTGAACGCTGCTTCAGCCAGTCGAGTTCATGTCTTTCCGGCTGTGCTTTGAACGCACTTGCCGCAATCCGTAACGTTGCAGTTGTTTACCACGCTCCTGCTGGTTGTACAGCAATGGCAAGTAACGATGCTGTTAAATTTGGACAGATTGCAGCCCGCGTAAATAAAACAACTAATTCAGTTTTTGTATGTACAGACTTGAACGAAAAGGACACTGTATTCGGAGCTACAAACGACCTTCGAAAAATCATTCATCACACTTATAACACTTACAAGCCTGATGCAATCTTTGTTTCTACAAGCTGTGTTTCGGGTGTAACTGGTGAAGATGTTGACGGTGTAGCAAGCGACATTAATGACGAGCTCCCGATTCCGGTAATTCCTGTTCACTGTGAAGGTTTTAAGAGCCGCATCTGGGCCAGCGGTTTTGATATTTCAGACCACGCAGTTCTTCAGGGAATTGTTCAGCCACCAAAACAGAAACGCCGCACAATCAATATCAAGAACTTCTACGAAAGCGCACGCCCTCAGATTACAAAAATTTTTAATGAAGTATTTGATGCTGAGCCACAGTTCCTCTACTGTAATTCAACTATTGAAGAACTCAGCCACCTGAGCGAGGCTCTCGCTACAGTTTGTATCTGCGGTACTCTGGGAACCTATCTTGGTAACGCTCTTGAAGAAACTTACGGCGTTCCATACGTTCGAACTTTGAACCACTCTGGTATCACAGGCTTCGAAACCTGGCTCCGTGCAATTGGTGACACAATTGGTAAGCGTGCAGAAGCTGAGGCTTATATCGAAAAGCAGAGAGCAATTTATCTTCCTCAGATTGAAGAAGTAACAAAGTCTCTCAAGGGACTGAGTGCTGTAATCGGTATGGGTCCTGGCTTTACTTATGAAATTGCCCGCGTTCTTCAGGAATTTGGAATGAATGTTGAATACGCTCTTGCATGGCACTACGACTACAAGTACGACAACGGCGAAGTTCCACCTGCCCTCGAACACCTTTTGAAGACTTCGCCAAAGGATATGAAGGTTGCTGTTGCAGATCAGCAGAACTACGAAGTTTTGAACATTCTCAATCACTATAAACCTGATGTTTACTTCAGCCGTCACCCTGGTACAACTGTCTGGGCAATCAAGCAGGGATATGCTGCAGTCTTTGTTGCAGATGAATACACAGTATTCGGCTACGAAGGAACTTTGAGTTTTGCAAAGCTTATCCGCGATACAGTAACAAACCGCAGTTTTGAAAAGAACCTCGCTGCCCGTATTAAGCTGCCATACACAAAGTGGTGGTACGAGCAGAATGCAGACAAGTTTATAAAGGATGAAGTAAAAAAATAG
- a CDS encoding MalY/PatB family protein: MSYNFNTVIDRHGTNCIKTDLAVIRGKPADVLSLWVADMDFPTSPAILEALHNKVNHGIFGYSCLDDDFFAALKNWMQTEHDFSPERRELVTTPGVVFGISCAIKAFTQEGDSVIIQTPVYYPFKNMIELNNRKLVTSSLYEKEGKYYIDFEDFEKKIIENNVKLFILCSPHNPVSRVWTREELQKLSDICLRNNVIVFSDEIHNDFVYGPNKHIVFSTLSPEAAENSIVSMSVSKTFNLAGLQFSTNFIKNPVLRNKFRIEKDKTGYDEPSLMGLTAALAAYKNGKPWLLDLHKHLKENIDFVRNFLVEKLPSVRLIEPEGTFLLWLDFSKLGLSDSEIDDIIVNKAKVWLDRGTMFGPEGECYQRINVATPRPVLEEALNRIAGAFKEIKHV; this comes from the coding sequence ATGAGTTATAACTTCAACACCGTGATTGACCGCCACGGAACAAACTGTATAAAAACTGATCTGGCAGTTATTCGCGGCAAGCCTGCAGATGTTCTTTCTCTCTGGGTTGCAGATATGGACTTTCCAACTTCGCCTGCAATTCTTGAGGCACTTCATAATAAAGTAAATCATGGAATATTCGGTTATTCCTGCCTGGATGATGATTTTTTTGCTGCTTTAAAAAACTGGATGCAGACAGAGCATGATTTTTCACCTGAACGTCGGGAGCTTGTAACAACCCCGGGTGTAGTTTTTGGAATTTCCTGTGCTATCAAAGCATTTACTCAGGAAGGTGATAGCGTAATTATTCAGACTCCGGTTTACTATCCGTTTAAGAATATGATTGAGCTGAATAACCGAAAGCTGGTAACTTCATCGCTCTACGAAAAAGAGGGCAAGTACTATATTGATTTTGAAGATTTCGAAAAGAAGATTATAGAAAATAACGTAAAGCTTTTTATTTTGTGCAGTCCTCATAATCCTGTAAGCCGTGTATGGACACGCGAGGAATTGCAGAAGCTTTCGGATATTTGTCTGCGAAATAATGTAATAGTGTTTTCAGATGAGATTCATAATGATTTTGTATATGGACCGAATAAGCATATTGTGTTTTCAACCCTTTCTCCAGAAGCTGCAGAAAACTCAATTGTTTCAATGTCTGTAAGTAAGACATTTAATCTTGCAGGACTTCAGTTTTCTACAAACTTTATAAAGAATCCAGTATTGCGCAATAAGTTCAGAATTGAAAAGGACAAAACTGGGTATGATGAGCCAAGTCTTATGGGGCTTACAGCAGCACTTGCAGCATATAAAAATGGTAAACCGTGGCTTTTGGATTTGCATAAGCATTTAAAAGAAAATATTGATTTTGTGAGAAACTTTCTTGTAGAAAAGCTTCCATCAGTGCGTCTGATTGAACCTGAAGGAACCTTCCTTCTCTGGCTGGATTTTTCAAAGCTGGGGCTTTCTGATTCAGAAATTGATGACATCATTGTAAACAAAGCAAAAGTCTGGCTTGACCGTGGAACTATGTTTGGACCGGAAGGAGAATGTTATCAGAGAATAAATGTGGCAACACCCCGGCCGGTACTTGAAGAAGCGCTAAACCGTATTGCGGGGGCATTCAAGGAGATTAAACATGTATAA